A genomic stretch from Mycobacterium paraterrae includes:
- a CDS encoding type I polyketide synthase: MTNRTFLDLVRQRTETYHEKAAFDYCRFSAAGEEHSQLTFGELDARARATAAALQKMGATGERALVLCPSGLDFIVGFFGCLYAGVVPVPVHPPARTRVIGRVASIVHDTDARFTVTTTETEGRFRDAIDDMADGQAMQWCAVDDVAASAADWVAPHIEPDDTAMLQYTSGSTGSPKGVVVTHRNLLSNVEAIRTAWGGGTDRAKGVFWLPLHHDMGLIGGILTSIYVGATSYFMPPEAFIERPMRWLEAIAKHGGTITAAPNFAYQLCVDLSTPEERAALDLSTMATAMCGAEPIRAATLQRFTEAFAPAGFRPEGFAPVYGMAESTLLVSGKAEQVRTAPVVRHVDSEALRDHRIVPVTSEFSDATSFVACGQTQPGHEAVVVDPATGRACAANQVGEIWLAGGSVANGYWAKPAETSETFDAHLSDTKRGPYLRTGDLGFQLDGELFISGRLKDLIVIRGRNHYPEDIEATVQDSHDALLRGRGAAFSITRDSDSTEQLVIVQEVDRYRAGDIDTDEVLHAIRTAVATHHEIRPHAVILTEPSTIPTTSSGKIRRNRSRERFLGGELTAIAHWEATAADAPRPPVTDPEPAHAGPEAAELAAWLATQLATLLDLSPADIDTSLPFAHFGLDSVHAVRLTAVLAEHVGQELSPTLPYEYPTIDALCAHLTAGVNATPEASEAVPVRADEPIAIIGIGCRFPGADGPSAFWELLTEGRDAVAAIPSSRWTPGPDDVGRGGFLEHVDEFDAKFFNISPREATRIDPQQRLLLEVAWEALQDAGQPAEQLSGTRTGVFVGVSTYDYGSLQFGRPDLIDAYSGTGGALSIAANRLSYALDLQGPSMAIDTACSSSLVAVHLACRSLRDGESTLAIVGGVNVILSPALGLNFSKATLMAADGRCKTFDAAADGYVRGEGAGVVILKPLSQALDDGDQIYAVVRGSATNHDGRTNGLTAPSRQAQEAVLTDAYRDAGLSPSSVQYVEAHGTGTALGDTIEANALGSVLAEGRAPDDRCLIGSVKTNIGHLEAAAGMAGLIKTALALRHREIPASLHFRQPNPHIPFEQLALKVVDAHRPWPLNRRAVAGVSSFGFGGTNAHVVMTEAPEVRARQSHTAHGVQLLPLSARSPEALTALASRYEQVLQAGTAATDLCYTASAHRDHHDYRLAVVGRDAGELADSLGAFRQGETRPGLSVGHRRPGPGVVFVFSGQGSQWRGMGRQLHAEEHAFRDALAECDAAMRPYGIASVIDALLAGDDLDDISVIQPAIFAVQVALAALWRSWGVQPAAVVGHSMGEVAAAHVAGALSLDDAARVICARARLLRGAARGGAMISAELSRAEADELIVGYESRVAVAASNSARSTVLSGDSNVLSELMSEITRRDRFCRWVDVDVASHSPRMNVLRGDLAAALTGLRPSAPTTPMYSTVTGEPVDDIPLDAAYWVENLCSQVRFSTAARQLFERGHEVFLEVSPHPVLLSALREDAEHMDRACALVPSLRRDEGGRDTALASLGALYASGQSVAWDRLYPQGGRIISAPTYPWQRQRYWLDAPDSDSGTVVGTASPWRGPIHVSAQPSTVLCEIEVGTELFPALSDHRVQGSAVVPGAMLLELAIAGTTQALGARRLMPRDVAFHRSLVLDDGQPRTVQLSLRGARSDSVMFELHGVDQTATLLASGVMASNESVGHVETRAPADIQSRCPEAISAPAFYSRLAQHGLQYGPAFQKVAGVWRRDGEAIARLVPGSAGDVDAAVLDGSFQVLAATLPTSNGHLHDTYVPVGVTNLDLRGPLSDGAWCHAELRNGVGTDELSGDVALLDRGGKVVAAVQGLRLRRIPQAAPAADRTTVPGDLFVPHWYSAKRVPGKQDSTGAGRWILFGDDDTTTAATRTVLEQRSQSCVVVQPGADFTRLAPNLYQVNPAQPQHFRWLLDDVRGPLHGIVHLWSPADSSEPDYLLGPTSVLHLVQALTVTSGSQSPRLWLVTRGAQPVEAATDVVSVAQAPLWGMGRSIDHEHPELRCSRIDLPVDEKPESIAAFVDELLADADDTDLAFRGARRYVARLTPFDAEPPAASRAPGAAFRMEYPRPGVLDDIDTRAIVRRAPGVGEVEIEVHATGLNFIDVMRALGVYPGQQDGPTQVGVECAGIVTAAGAGVDNVRVGDSVIALAGDGVGSHVTTAASLVAHKPIELSFDQAATIPIAYLTAYYALHEQARLRRGERVLIHSAAGGVGLAAVEVARWLNATVVATAGTSEKRDYLHGLGIPHVFDSRSLSFADEVLAATGGEGVDVVLNSLSGEAIPRSLEALGPYGRFLEISKTDIYGHSHLPMWHLRNNAAYIVIDLAQLIADRPAYVGALLRDIVAHVEQGAFRPLPVRKFPATDTAAALRTLGQGKQIGKIAVTVDPSATVRPDEQPASLAADASYLITGGLGGLGLATASWMVGHGARHLVLVGRSPASDAAQHSIDELRSNGSEVVYARADVTQADQLASVLDSIRATMPPLRGVVHAAGVLDDGIMARLDGARMRHVMAPKLDGAWNLHTLTRDAALDFFVLFSSAAAVLGSPGQAHYAAGNAFLDALAWHRRSQGKPALSINWGPWAEVGLVNRPEQQLNLQRHGMIPIPVDDGVRTLSRLIRSSATQVAVLRMDPSLTTDVLGTPAATDVAPAADNLRDALLHADEDERRRRLESYLRDQAAGKLGLAPAHVDVESPLHQLGVDSLVAVELRAQIERDLGVVVPVVRLLDGPSVTGIAEWLAHQLSGAAPQPAVATAPKRVADGHNGSAAEWMDVLGRLPDISDDDVDALLRDVLAAKEGQDDR; the protein is encoded by the coding sequence TTGACCAACCGCACATTCCTGGATCTCGTGCGGCAAAGAACCGAGACTTACCACGAAAAAGCCGCGTTCGACTACTGCCGCTTTTCTGCCGCTGGCGAAGAACATAGCCAACTCACATTCGGTGAACTCGACGCCCGCGCCCGGGCAACTGCCGCCGCTTTGCAGAAAATGGGCGCGACAGGTGAACGCGCGTTGGTGTTATGCCCGTCGGGACTCGACTTCATCGTCGGGTTCTTCGGCTGCCTCTACGCCGGGGTGGTTCCGGTGCCGGTACACCCGCCCGCCAGGACGCGGGTGATCGGCCGGGTTGCGTCGATCGTGCACGATACCGATGCGCGCTTCACCGTCACGACCACCGAGACCGAGGGCCGGTTCCGGGACGCCATCGACGACATGGCCGACGGGCAGGCCATGCAGTGGTGCGCCGTGGATGACGTCGCGGCTAGCGCCGCCGACTGGGTGGCACCGCACATCGAGCCCGATGACACGGCGATGTTGCAATACACTTCGGGGTCCACGGGTTCGCCCAAAGGCGTTGTGGTTACTCACCGCAACCTGCTGAGCAACGTGGAGGCGATTCGCACCGCGTGGGGTGGCGGCACCGACCGGGCCAAGGGCGTGTTCTGGTTGCCGCTGCACCACGACATGGGATTGATCGGCGGGATCCTCACCTCGATCTACGTCGGGGCCACGTCCTACTTCATGCCACCCGAGGCGTTCATCGAGCGGCCGATGCGCTGGCTGGAAGCCATCGCCAAGCATGGCGGCACGATCACCGCCGCACCCAATTTCGCATACCAGCTGTGTGTTGACCTCAGCACACCCGAAGAACGGGCTGCGCTCGATCTATCCACGATGGCAACCGCGATGTGCGGCGCAGAGCCGATCCGCGCCGCCACACTGCAGCGGTTCACCGAGGCTTTCGCGCCGGCCGGCTTCCGGCCTGAAGGGTTCGCTCCCGTCTACGGCATGGCCGAATCCACCCTGCTGGTCTCGGGAAAGGCGGAACAGGTCCGAACCGCGCCCGTGGTGCGGCATGTGGACAGCGAAGCGCTACGGGATCACCGCATCGTTCCGGTCACCTCCGAATTCTCCGACGCCACATCGTTTGTGGCCTGCGGCCAAACTCAGCCCGGCCATGAAGCTGTTGTTGTCGATCCCGCCACCGGCCGGGCCTGCGCGGCCAACCAGGTCGGTGAGATATGGCTGGCCGGCGGTAGCGTCGCCAACGGCTACTGGGCGAAGCCGGCCGAAACATCCGAGACCTTCGACGCTCATCTCTCAGACACCAAACGCGGGCCCTATCTACGCACCGGGGATCTCGGCTTCCAGCTGGACGGCGAGCTGTTCATCTCGGGCCGCCTGAAAGACCTCATCGTCATTCGCGGGCGCAATCACTATCCCGAAGACATCGAAGCCACCGTCCAGGACAGCCACGACGCGTTGCTGCGCGGACGGGGGGCAGCCTTTTCGATCACGCGAGATTCGGATTCCACCGAACAACTCGTCATCGTGCAAGAGGTCGACCGCTACCGCGCCGGTGACATCGACACCGACGAGGTGCTCCACGCCATCCGAACCGCAGTGGCTACGCACCATGAAATCCGCCCGCACGCAGTGATTCTCACCGAACCGTCGACCATTCCCACGACGTCGAGCGGGAAGATCCGGCGCAACCGGTCACGGGAACGTTTCCTCGGCGGTGAACTCACAGCGATCGCGCACTGGGAGGCGACCGCGGCGGATGCACCGCGCCCGCCGGTCACAGATCCAGAGCCAGCGCACGCCGGGCCGGAGGCCGCCGAGTTGGCCGCCTGGCTGGCGACGCAGCTCGCCACACTGCTCGACCTCTCGCCGGCCGACATCGACACATCGCTGCCGTTCGCGCATTTCGGGCTCGACTCGGTGCACGCGGTCAGGCTGACTGCGGTGCTGGCAGAGCATGTGGGACAAGAGCTTTCACCTACCTTGCCTTACGAATATCCGACGATCGACGCGCTGTGCGCCCACTTGACCGCGGGTGTGAACGCAACACCGGAAGCGTCCGAAGCGGTTCCGGTCCGCGCCGACGAACCGATCGCCATCATCGGCATCGGCTGCCGGTTCCCGGGCGCCGACGGCCCGTCAGCGTTCTGGGAGTTGCTCACCGAAGGCCGGGACGCTGTCGCTGCCATCCCGTCGAGCCGCTGGACTCCGGGCCCGGACGATGTCGGCAGGGGCGGATTCCTCGAGCACGTCGACGAATTCGACGCGAAGTTTTTCAACATCTCGCCCCGCGAGGCGACCCGCATCGACCCCCAGCAACGCCTGCTGCTCGAGGTGGCCTGGGAAGCGCTGCAAGACGCCGGCCAGCCGGCGGAGCAGTTGTCCGGTACCCGCACCGGCGTGTTCGTCGGCGTCTCGACCTACGACTACGGAAGCTTGCAGTTCGGCCGGCCCGACCTGATCGACGCGTACAGCGGCACGGGGGGCGCCCTCAGCATCGCGGCGAACCGGCTGTCCTATGCACTGGATCTGCAGGGGCCCAGCATGGCGATTGACACAGCCTGCTCGTCGTCGCTGGTCGCCGTGCACCTGGCCTGCCGCAGCCTCCGCGACGGCGAGTCGACGTTGGCCATCGTCGGTGGCGTGAACGTGATCCTCTCCCCCGCTCTAGGCCTCAACTTCAGCAAGGCCACGCTGATGGCAGCCGACGGGCGCTGCAAGACATTCGACGCGGCGGCCGACGGATATGTGCGAGGCGAAGGCGCCGGCGTGGTCATCTTGAAGCCGCTGAGTCAGGCGCTCGATGACGGCGACCAGATTTATGCGGTGGTGCGCGGCAGCGCCACCAACCACGACGGCCGGACCAACGGCCTGACGGCACCCAGTCGGCAGGCCCAGGAAGCGGTGCTGACCGACGCCTACCGGGACGCCGGGCTGTCGCCCAGCAGCGTTCAGTACGTCGAGGCCCACGGCACCGGAACGGCGTTGGGCGACACGATCGAAGCCAACGCGCTCGGTTCCGTCTTGGCCGAGGGGCGCGCGCCGGACGACCGTTGCCTGATCGGGTCGGTGAAAACCAACATTGGGCATCTCGAGGCGGCGGCCGGAATGGCCGGCCTGATCAAGACGGCATTGGCGTTGCGACACCGCGAGATTCCCGCGAGTCTGCACTTTCGTCAACCCAATCCGCACATCCCGTTCGAGCAACTCGCGCTCAAGGTGGTCGATGCTCATAGGCCGTGGCCGCTGAACCGGCGCGCGGTCGCGGGGGTCAGCTCGTTCGGCTTCGGCGGCACCAACGCTCACGTCGTCATGACCGAGGCACCCGAAGTCCGGGCCCGGCAATCGCATACGGCACACGGCGTCCAGCTGCTGCCGCTGTCGGCGCGGTCACCAGAGGCCCTGACCGCCTTGGCAAGTCGTTACGAGCAGGTCCTGCAGGCGGGGACGGCGGCGACCGACCTGTGCTACACCGCCAGCGCACATCGTGACCACCACGACTACCGACTGGCCGTGGTCGGTCGCGATGCCGGCGAGCTGGCCGACTCGCTTGGCGCCTTCCGGCAGGGCGAGACCAGGCCAGGCCTGAGCGTCGGACATCGACGCCCCGGCCCGGGTGTCGTGTTCGTCTTCTCGGGGCAAGGATCCCAATGGCGCGGCATGGGGCGGCAACTGCACGCCGAAGAGCACGCCTTCCGCGACGCGTTGGCCGAATGCGACGCCGCGATGCGCCCTTACGGCATCGCATCAGTGATCGACGCTTTGCTGGCCGGCGACGACCTCGACGACATCAGCGTGATCCAACCGGCGATTTTCGCCGTGCAGGTCGCGCTGGCGGCGCTGTGGCGGTCCTGGGGCGTGCAGCCCGCCGCGGTGGTCGGGCACAGCATGGGCGAGGTGGCCGCCGCCCATGTGGCGGGCGCGCTGAGCCTCGACGACGCGGCGCGGGTGATCTGCGCTCGAGCCCGGCTGTTGCGGGGAGCGGCGCGCGGCGGCGCGATGATCTCCGCGGAGCTGTCCCGCGCCGAAGCGGACGAGCTGATCGTTGGTTACGAGAGCCGCGTTGCGGTCGCGGCCAGTAACTCGGCTCGCTCGACAGTGCTCTCGGGCGACTCGAATGTGTTGTCGGAGTTGATGTCCGAGATTACCCGACGAGACCGGTTCTGCCGGTGGGTCGATGTCGACGTGGCCTCGCACAGCCCCCGGATGAATGTGCTGCGCGGCGACCTGGCTGCGGCACTCACCGGGCTTCGCCCTTCGGCGCCCACGACGCCGATGTACTCGACGGTGACCGGTGAACCGGTCGACGACATCCCGCTGGACGCCGCCTATTGGGTGGAGAACCTGTGCTCGCAGGTGCGCTTTTCGACAGCCGCACGGCAGCTGTTCGAGCGCGGCCACGAAGTGTTCCTCGAAGTCAGCCCACACCCGGTTCTGTTGAGCGCGTTGCGCGAAGACGCCGAACACATGGATCGTGCGTGCGCGCTGGTGCCGTCGCTGCGCCGCGACGAGGGTGGGCGCGACACCGCACTGGCCTCGCTCGGCGCCCTGTACGCCAGCGGACAGTCGGTGGCGTGGGACCGGCTGTATCCGCAGGGCGGCCGAATCATCTCTGCGCCGACGTATCCGTGGCAACGCCAGCGGTACTGGCTGGACGCTCCTGATTCCGATTCCGGGACTGTCGTCGGCACCGCGTCGCCGTGGCGTGGGCCGATTCACGTGTCGGCACAGCCGAGCACCGTCCTGTGCGAAATCGAGGTCGGAACCGAACTTTTCCCGGCGTTGAGTGATCACCGCGTGCAGGGTTCGGCCGTCGTCCCGGGGGCCATGCTTCTCGAGTTGGCCATCGCCGGGACCACGCAGGCCCTGGGTGCGCGCCGACTGATGCCGCGCGACGTCGCTTTCCATCGATCGCTGGTGCTCGACGACGGGCAGCCGCGGACGGTGCAACTGAGCCTCCGGGGTGCACGCTCAGACTCGGTCATGTTCGAGCTTCACGGCGTCGATCAGACCGCGACGCTGTTGGCGAGTGGCGTGATGGCCAGCAACGAATCGGTCGGCCACGTCGAAACGCGCGCGCCTGCCGACATCCAGAGTCGTTGCCCGGAAGCAATTTCCGCGCCGGCGTTCTACAGTCGGCTCGCGCAGCACGGGCTGCAATACGGGCCGGCCTTCCAGAAGGTGGCGGGCGTCTGGCGCCGCGACGGCGAGGCGATCGCCCGGTTGGTGCCGGGCAGTGCCGGTGACGTCGACGCGGCCGTGCTGGACGGCAGTTTCCAAGTGCTCGCTGCCACCCTTCCCACCAGCAACGGGCATCTCCACGACACGTATGTGCCGGTCGGTGTGACCAACCTGGACCTGCGCGGGCCGCTCTCAGACGGCGCGTGGTGCCATGCGGAGCTTCGCAACGGCGTCGGGACAGACGAATTGAGTGGCGATGTGGCGCTCCTCGACCGCGGCGGGAAAGTCGTCGCAGCGGTGCAGGGCCTACGCCTGCGGCGGATTCCTCAGGCGGCGCCGGCCGCTGACCGGACCACCGTACCCGGGGACCTGTTCGTTCCGCACTGGTATAGCGCCAAACGTGTTCCAGGGAAACAGGATTCAACCGGTGCCGGACGTTGGATACTCTTCGGCGACGACGACACCACGACCGCGGCCACGCGGACGGTCCTCGAACAGCGTTCCCAGAGCTGTGTCGTCGTCCAACCGGGAGCCGACTTCACCCGCCTCGCGCCGAACCTTTACCAGGTCAATCCTGCTCAGCCGCAACACTTCCGATGGCTGCTCGACGACGTGCGTGGGCCACTGCACGGCATCGTGCACCTGTGGAGCCCGGCGGATTCGTCGGAGCCCGACTACTTGCTCGGCCCGACCAGCGTGCTTCACCTGGTGCAGGCGCTGACGGTGACCTCCGGATCGCAATCACCACGCCTCTGGCTCGTGACACGAGGAGCCCAACCGGTCGAGGCGGCTACCGACGTCGTGTCCGTCGCCCAGGCTCCGCTGTGGGGTATGGGCCGCAGCATCGATCACGAACATCCGGAGTTGCGCTGCTCGCGGATCGATCTGCCTGTTGACGAAAAGCCGGAGAGCATAGCGGCTTTCGTCGACGAATTGCTGGCCGACGCCGACGATACCGACCTCGCGTTCCGCGGCGCGCGACGCTACGTCGCTCGGCTGACGCCGTTTGACGCGGAGCCGCCGGCCGCCAGCCGCGCACCCGGAGCGGCCTTCCGGATGGAATACCCGCGCCCCGGCGTTCTCGACGACATCGACACCCGAGCGATCGTGCGCCGGGCTCCGGGCGTCGGTGAGGTGGAGATCGAGGTCCACGCAACCGGGTTGAACTTCATCGACGTGATGCGCGCGCTCGGCGTCTACCCCGGCCAGCAGGACGGACCGACACAGGTCGGTGTCGAATGCGCCGGCATCGTGACCGCCGCCGGAGCCGGGGTCGACAACGTACGCGTCGGGGACTCCGTCATCGCCTTAGCGGGCGACGGTGTCGGCTCCCATGTCACCACCGCCGCCAGCCTGGTCGCGCACAAGCCGATCGAGCTCAGCTTCGACCAAGCCGCCACCATCCCGATCGCGTATCTCACGGCCTACTACGCGCTGCACGAGCAGGCCCGGCTGCGCCGGGGCGAGCGAGTGCTCATCCACTCGGCCGCCGGCGGCGTGGGACTGGCCGCCGTCGAAGTGGCTCGCTGGCTGAACGCGACGGTAGTAGCCACCGCCGGCACGTCCGAGAAGCGTGACTACCTGCACGGGCTGGGAATTCCTCACGTATTCGATTCGCGTTCATTGAGTTTCGCTGACGAGGTGCTGGCCGCGACCGGTGGCGAGGGCGTCGACGTCGTGCTGAACTCGTTGTCCGGCGAGGCGATTCCCCGCAGCCTCGAAGCCCTGGGCCCCTACGGCCGCTTCCTGGAAATCAGCAAGACCGACATCTACGGGCACAGTCACCTGCCGATGTGGCATCTGCGAAACAACGCCGCCTACATCGTGATCGACCTCGCCCAGCTGATTGCCGATCGGCCCGCCTATGTGGGTGCACTGTTGCGCGACATCGTCGCGCACGTCGAGCAGGGCGCATTCCGCCCACTTCCGGTCAGGAAGTTCCCGGCAACCGACACCGCCGCCGCGTTGCGAACTCTCGGGCAGGGCAAGCAGATCGGCAAAATCGCCGTGACGGTGGACCCGAGCGCGACGGTTCGTCCCGACGAGCAGCCGGCATCGCTCGCGGCCGATGCCTCCTATTTGATCACCGGCGGGCTCGGCGGCCTCGGCCTGGCTACCGCGTCCTGGATGGTCGGACACGGCGCCAGGCATCTTGTGCTAGTCGGACGCAGCCCAGCATCCGACGCGGCGCAACACTCGATCGACGAGTTGCGCAGCAACGGCAGCGAGGTGGTCTACGCGCGTGCAGACGTCACGCAGGCCGACCAGCTGGCCTCGGTTCTCGACTCGATCCGCGCCACCATGCCTCCGCTGCGCGGCGTCGTTCACGCCGCCGGCGTGCTGGACGACGGCATCATGGCCCGCCTGGACGGCGCGCGGATGCGCCATGTCATGGCACCTAAACTCGACGGCGCCTGGAACCTGCACACGCTCACCCGCGATGCTGCGCTGGACTTCTTCGTGCTGTTCTCCTCCGCCGCAGCCGTTCTGGGGTCGCCCGGGCAGGCCCACTACGCCGCGGGCAACGCCTTCCTGGATGCACTGGCCTGGCATCGACGTTCGCAGGGCAAGCCGGCGCTGAGCATCAACTGGGGTCCGTGGGCCGAGGTCGGCCTGGTCAATAGGCCAGAACAACAGCTAAACCTGCAGCGGCACGGCATGATTCCGATTCCGGTGGACGACGGAGTGCGGACGCTGTCGAGACTGATCCGGTCGTCCGCCACCCAGGTCGCCGTCCTTCGGATGGATCCCTCGTTGACCACAGACGTGCTCGGGACACCTGCCGCCACCGATGTTGCGCCGGCCGCCGACAACCTGCGCGATGCGCTGTTACACGCCGACGAGGACGAGCGCCGGCGCCGACTCGAGTCCTACCTGCGCGATCAAGCCGCCGGAAAGCTGGGGCTGGCACCAGCTCACGTGGATGTCGAATCACCGCTGCACCAACTCGGTGTCGACTCGCTCGTCGCGGTCGAGCTGCGGGCCCAGATCGAACGTGACCTGGGCGTCGTCGTGCCTGTCGTCCGACTGCTGGACGGCCCAAGCGTCACCGGGATAGCCGAATGGTTGGCCCACCAATTGTCGGGCGCTGCGCCGCAACCCGCCGTCGCAACGGCTCCGAAGCGAGTTGCCGACGGACACAATGGCTCTGCCGCAGAGTGGATGGATGTCCTGGGACGCCTGCCCGACATCTCCGACGACGACGTCGACGCGCTGCTTCGCGACGTCCTCGCCGCAAAGGAGGGCCAGGATGACCGATGA
- a CDS encoding cytochrome P450, producing MTAGADVRSINSLPRVGVRGLLGDRGRFFRPLGQQSPLRSIGERFLIDLPLGPKMVVTSSPDDAKAVFADRDGALSFGELMKRFSPHEKLFGSDAFIFLDGEAHMEEKRKVAPPLHGKALKSYEQAMTDIVLRRLPDWPLGERVEFCDIGGQLSLDVMMTVIFGVSKPERMRRLEKAMLAHCAATESPAFLGVGMITMAVRGNWVAIPSIARTAAAVDAIVLEEIAERRHSGARPDDCLTLFLEINQHDEHPRDDAFLARSMRGLMLAGYAATAVTLGWVAELLVHQPETLAALEDSIDRGEDAYLDAVIAESMRLRPALPITGRRALRDFDLNGLRIPRGAYIILAIMAMHERDDLHPDPLAFRPERFVNTRPGANTWLPFGGGVYRCVGAEFVLFEARVLLRTLLQHRRLSAVDSGPGGRPSRKHPLPVPTNGAPVVLSSHHRTGTPSRENVAI from the coding sequence ATGACTGCCGGGGCCGATGTCCGCAGCATCAACTCGTTGCCCCGCGTCGGCGTGCGCGGGTTGTTGGGCGACCGCGGGCGCTTCTTCCGGCCGCTGGGACAACAGTCGCCGCTGCGTAGCATCGGCGAGCGGTTTCTGATCGACCTCCCGCTGGGCCCCAAGATGGTCGTCACCTCATCCCCGGACGACGCCAAAGCCGTGTTTGCCGATCGGGACGGGGCTCTCTCCTTCGGGGAGCTCATGAAGCGGTTCTCGCCGCACGAAAAGCTGTTCGGCAGCGATGCGTTCATCTTCCTCGACGGCGAAGCCCACATGGAAGAGAAGCGCAAGGTTGCGCCACCGCTACACGGTAAGGCCCTCAAGTCCTACGAGCAGGCCATGACCGATATCGTCCTGCGCCGGCTACCGGACTGGCCGCTCGGCGAACGTGTCGAGTTCTGCGACATCGGCGGCCAACTGTCGCTCGACGTGATGATGACGGTGATCTTCGGCGTGTCAAAGCCCGAGCGGATGCGGCGCCTGGAGAAGGCGATGCTTGCGCACTGCGCGGCCACTGAAAGCCCGGCTTTTCTCGGCGTCGGGATGATCACGATGGCGGTACGCGGCAATTGGGTGGCCATACCGTCGATCGCTCGTACGGCCGCCGCGGTGGATGCGATCGTCCTCGAGGAAATCGCGGAGCGGCGACACAGCGGGGCCCGGCCTGACGACTGCCTGACGCTGTTCCTCGAGATCAACCAACACGACGAGCACCCGCGTGACGACGCGTTTTTGGCACGATCGATGCGCGGCCTGATGCTGGCCGGATACGCCGCCACCGCAGTGACGTTGGGATGGGTGGCCGAGTTGCTCGTGCACCAACCCGAAACCCTTGCCGCTCTCGAGGACAGCATCGATCGGGGCGAGGACGCCTACCTCGACGCCGTTATCGCCGAGTCGATGCGTCTGCGCCCGGCATTGCCCATCACCGGGCGCCGCGCACTACGGGACTTCGACCTCAACGGGCTGCGCATTCCACGCGGTGCGTACATCATTCTGGCGATCATGGCGATGCACGAACGCGACGATCTTCATCCCGACCCCCTGGCTTTTCGACCGGAGCGCTTCGTCAATACGCGGCCTGGCGCCAACACCTGGCTGCCGTTTGGCGGCGGCGTGTACCGCTGTGTCGGCGCCGAGTTCGTCCTGTTCGAGGCACGGGTGCTACTGCGGACCTTGCTGCAGCACCGCCGGCTGAGCGCCGTCGACAGCGGACCGGGTGGTCGCCCGAGTCGTAAACACCCGCTGCCTGTTCCCACCAACGGCGCGCCCGTGGTGCTGTCCAGCCACCATCGGACAGGCACACCATCGCGGGAGAACGTTGCGATATGA